From the Gasterosteus aculeatus chromosome 13, fGasAcu3.hap1.1, whole genome shotgun sequence genome, one window contains:
- the adra2b gene encoding alpha-2B adrenergic receptor, with the protein MTSVPENSCSMQPGGWNSSSAGASVPCNQSMVKLAPYSPEATAAFATAITLMVLFTIVGNIMVIIAVLTSRALRGPQNLFLVSLAAADILVAALIIPFSLAKELLGYWYFKSLWCEIYLALDVLFCTSSIVHLCAISLDRYLSISRVTYGRQRTPRRIKGAIVVVWLISAIISFPPLLSLNKSEAGEEGSERGPKCELNNERWYILYSTIGSFFAPCLIMILVYVRIYQIAKQRTRCPPGEPRKDGVGSATPSQPLRRVDANGKEDEESTPPSSNKTSNTRPPTLAITPSPSPHPGDAQPAQSSPSNNHLQPPSAGLAMTSVSSSPGASSPPPCAPQSTPAKTNEKAKRGKRRGWKQADNNNGDSSSTESDNEHSNGGGRGSASMPGSPGGVHSPGSVKRYRDMIATSAGARLAPGRKSKTDPGAARRKAMVNREKRFTFVLAVVIGVFVGCWFPFFFSYSLQAVCPETCAIPGPLFTFFFWIGYCNSSLNPVIYTIFNKDFRKAFKKILSRGTKGTFF; encoded by the coding sequence ATGACCTCGGTTCCGGAGAACAGCTGCTCCATGCAGCCGGGCGGCTGGAACAGCAGCAGCGCAGGAGCCTCCGTGCCCTGCAACCAGAGCATGGTGAAGCTCGCCCCTTACTCCCCCGAAGCCACGGCGGCCTTCGCCACCGCCATAACCCTGATGGTCCTCTTCACCATCGTGGGCAACATCATGGTCATCATCGCGGTGCTGACCAGCCGGGCGCTCAGGGGACCGCAGAATCTGTTCCTGGTGTCTCTGGCCGCCGCCGACATCCTGGTGGCAGCGCTCATCATCCCCTTCTCCCTGGCCAAGGAGCTGCTCGGCTACTGGTACTTCAAGTCCCTGTGGTGCGAGATCTACCTGGCGCTGGACGTGCTGTTCTGCACCTCCTCCATCGTGCACCTGTGCGCCATCTCGCTGGACCGCTACCTGTCGATCTCCCGGGTGACCTACGGCCGCCAGCGGACCCCCAGGCGCATCAAAGGCGCCATCGTGGTGGTTTGGCTCATCTCCGCCATCATCTCCTTCCCGCCGCTGCTCTCGCTGAACAAAAGCGAGGCAGGCGAGGAGGGCAGCGAGAGGGGCCCCAAGTGCGAGCTGAACAACGAGCGCTGGTACATCCTCTACTCCACCATTGGCTCTTTCTTCGCGCCGTGCCTCATCATGATCTTGGTCTACGTGAGGATTTACCAGATCGCCAAGCAGAGGACGCGCTGCCCGCCGGGGGAGCCCCGGAAGGACGGGGTGGGCTCCGCCACGCCGAGTCAGCCCCTGCGACGCGTCGATGCCAACGGGAAGGAGGACGAAGAGAGCACGCCGCCTTCGTCCAACAAGACCTCCAACACCAGACCCCCGACCCTCGCCATCaccccttccccttcccctcACCCGGGGGACGCGCAGCCCGCCCAGAGCTCCCCCTCCAACAACCACCTGCAACCTCCGTCCGCGGGTCTCGCCAtgacctccgtctcctcctcccccggggCCTCCAGCCCCCCGCCCTGCGCGCCCCAATCCACCCCCGCCAAGACCAACGAGAAGGCGAAGCGGGGCAAGCGGCGGGGGTGGAAACAAGCCGACAACAACAACGGCGACAGCTCGAGCACGGAGAGCGACAATGAGCACAGCAACGGGGGAGGCCGCGGCAGCGCCAGCATGCCCGGGTCACCGGGCGGGGTCCACTCACCGGGCTCGGTGAAGCGCTACCGGGACATGATCGCCACCTCGGCGGGGGCTCGGCTGGCTCCCGGGCGGAAATCCAAGACGGACCCCGGGGCGGCGAGGCGCAAAGCGATGGTGAACCGGGAGAAGCGATTCACGTTCGTCTTGGCGGTGGTGATCGGCGTTTTCGTGGGATGCTGGTTCCCGTTCTTCTTCTCCTACTCCCTGCAGGCCGTGTGTCCGGAGACGTGCGCCATCCCGGGGCCGCtcttcaccttcttcttctggaTCGGCTACTGCAACTCATCGCTCAACCCGGTCATATACACCATCTTCAACAAAGACTTCAGAAAAGCCTTCAAAAAGATACTGTCCAGAGGCACCAAGGGTACTTTCTTTTAG